CAGGGGGGAGGTTCTCTGCAGACCTCGGCGAGGCAGAGGTCAAGGAAGTCTGTCCCCAGTCCAAGAAGCTCATGTGCGTCTGCTGTGGATCGAGCCTGTTGAAAGGAGGAGGGGTGAGCAGCAGGGTTAAAGTTGATCACAGCCCCAGGGTGTACGCCGCCGGGGACTCTGACGAGGTGGTCGAGCAGGAACAACGCGGATCTGTAAGGACGTGTGAGAGAACGCACCCCAGTAGGGTGGTCGTGAAGAAGCACCCTGTCCACAAACACCAGCCTCTCCCTCTACACGTCCGACATGCTCCCAAGCACAGCTGTAAgagaggccagtggagagagGCTATAGGGCCCGAGGAGCAGGAACCAGAGACGGTGCTGGTTGGATCAGAGCTGGAGTATTATGAAGGCCATGTGGTGGAGGGGGAGAGTGGACACGGAACTGGGGATAAGCAACACAGGACATGTAAAGGAAATTTTCATTGCTTTccttccaaaatggcaccctattcccttaccGATGCACTTAACCATACATTTGCTCTATCTTATCTCTGCTGTAGATGGACTGTGCCGAGACAGCGTTAATACTTCAGATCCGGGCACATGGGAGAGTGGAGGTGCCAAGCCTAGACAGAAACCACACAGCTCACTGCCACGACAAGGTAACATAACCCAACCCTCATCAATATATTTAATTGATATTATCCTTTCGGTCGTCCTAAATATCCGTGCTCGTATTTATAAAGCGTACAAGAGTAGGAATGCTAATGTAGATTTAGTTTAGCTTTTATAGATCCTAATGAATTGACTCCCGGGACTCGTAATCTGAGACGCAGTATGAATACCAACCCTGTCGCATGGATCAAATGTGTTTTCTATGAGTGAGTGTCTGATGGTTCTGGCCCGATTGTTTTCAGAGAGACTAGCACTGAGGAAAGCTCTGTGTAAGCCGCTGGTATACCAGAGAGTCAGAGATGAGGATGATGATAACGAGGAGCCACAACGATTTCAGAGAAAGGTTTTCTTCATCTGCTCTTGTTTCACTATCGACTATTCACTATATTAGGTTAtttcccaaatgggaccctattccctttatagtgcactacttttgtcaaaagtgcactataaaaggagaatagggtgccatttggtgggGACTTATGTGTAATTTCGAGATGTTGGTCTATGAATCTACTTCTATTTAATTTTTTCTTCTCCAGGGTCCACCAAGAGAAGAGACACAAGGTTTTAATATCACATCATTGATGAAATCAAAGAAAATGTCACAAACAAAGAGCACTTAGTAAAATGCATAACAGAAAATGTTTCGGATGGACACCATTTTGTTTTTGTGATGAATAAAACCAAGGAGACTTGAATGAAGCACTTCCAGGAGGTCCGTAGACACTGTCAGTTGGCTagcactgtactgtatgttggtcAACTGGCCCCTCGGTCAGCACAGGGTTGGTGGCTTTGAAATTTAGATTTGAACTGTTGTGACCAGTGGATTATTAAAATGAATTTCATTACACACACTAGTCTGTCTGGTTTATTAAACATGTGTATGTAAGTGTTAATTTAAAACTATTAATTTTAATTTGGCACATTATTAAAATTAAAACAGTAGAACATGAAATGGCAAATATTTTGGGGGGGCAATGTTGTCATGTTGGGTTTTGTCAGTTGGCAACTGTATTTTAGAGCCCTGCATCGaaacagggtctgtagtgacgcctctagcactgagatgcagtgccttagaccactgtgccacacGGGAGCCTAAAATATAAAcaccaccatttttttttttgctgagttacagttcatataaggaaattgatcaattgaaattaattaattaggccctaatctatggatttcacaggaCTGGGTGGGattgcagccatgggtgggcctgggagggcatagacccACCCGCTTGGGAGCTAGGCAAACCCACTGaggagccaatcagaatgagtttttccccacagaagggctttattacagacagaaatactccacagcccccccccccccttaatgtccccagcacaaggtgcacatgcatgctgtttaattactttcttgatatgccacacctgtcaagtggatggattatcttgacaaattataaaacgctcactaacagggatgtaaacaaatttgtgcacaacatttcagagacatttttgtgtgtatggaacttttctgggatgttttatttcagtcgatgaaacatgggaccaacactttacatgtgtttatatttttgttcagtggatgtgtgtgtgtatattatatatgtgtATAGGTGTTTTTTAAGAAAGACGTCATGCAATTTAGAAATAGCCCAAAAACCCACAACCCGCGCTCAATACATTTTCACCCGCAACTTCGTCTTCAAAGTTGCAAAATTTGTCCGGAAAACCGCGAACCGCGATGGCAACCCTGGTTGTTTCTGTACTGTACGTCTAGATATCTTATTTTTAACGCCATGACGTCAACCAAGGTAATTTGCGGTGCTCCGCTGCCGGCGTCACGTTCTTTAACCTTTTCCAGGCATGTGTATGGAGGAACATGGCGATACCGTGGAGACACTGTTGGAGGTGGACTACAGGCGCCACAAGTACGAGTTTACTAGAAACCATATGCTGTTTTAATGGAAGTTATGCTACCTCGTTGCTCCGAGGAACTGGAACCGTCGCTGGCTCGGGAAATGAGGTAAGATTTCACCGGGCGGGCTTGCTGTCACCTCGAGAAAGGTCAACCAGTTGAGAACATGGAAGCTGAAAACGGATCTTATTGAATGAGTTATAGCTGGCTTAGTGTAGCTATATTGGGGTTTAGTCCCGTTTATTTCTAGTTGTAGTAGCTAACTAAAACCATATTGTATGAATGACATTGCTTTTCTGGGCATAAAGTTAGCTAAAAGATTTTTGTTAGTTTGACAAGATTGTAGTTCTAGCTGACAGTGACGTTAGCTGGTTTGTTATATAGTCTCAATTTAGTTAAAGGTCAAGACACTGCATGTCACTTCAGGATTGCTATGTAAAGATACTAAGTTTTGCACTTGATTTATCTCACTAGTTTAACCCTATTAGCGACAATGGGTTATCACTAGACAGAACTGCCAGTGGGTAGTATACATTGGTCAAGTGTAACGTTCACTGCCTAACGTTACTAGAAGGTCCTCTCAACTAGACCCCTGTGTAGTTAGCTCTGTCTCCTCTCAACTAGACCTCGGTGTAGTTAGCTCTGTCTCCTTTCAACTAGACCCCGGTGTAGTTAGCTCTGTCTCCTCTCAACTAGACCCCTGTGTAGTTAGCTCTGTCTCCTTTCAACTAGACCCCGGTGTAGTTAGCTCTGTCTCTAGCTCTGTCTCCTCTCAACTAGACCTCGGTGTAGTTAGCTCTGTCTCCTTTCAACTAGACCCCGGTGTAGCTAGCTCTGTCTCCTTTCAACTAGACCCCGGTGTAGCTAGCTCTGTCTCCTCTCAACTAGACCCCGGTGTAGCTAGCTCTGTCTCATTTCAACTAGACCCCGGTGTAGCTAGCTCTGTCTCCTCTCAACTAGACCCCGGTGTAGCTAGCTCTGTCTCCTTTCAACTAGACCCCGGTGTAGCTAGCTCTGTCTCCTCTCAACTAGACCCCGGTGTAGTTAGCTCTGTCTCCTTTCAACTAGACCCCGGTGTAGTTAGCTCTGTCTCCTCTCAACTAGACCCCTGTGTAGTTAGCTCTGTCTCTAGCTCTGTCTCCTCTCAACTAGACCCCGGTGTAGCTAGCTCTGTCTCCTCTCAACTAGACCTCGGTGTAGTTAGCTCTGTCTCCTCTCAACTAGACCTCTGTGTAGCTAGCTCTGTCTCCTTTCAACTAGACCTCTGTGTAGTTAGCTCTGTCTCCTCTCAACTAGACCCCGGTGTAGCTAGCTCTGTCTCCTCTCAACTAGACCCCGGTGTAGCTAGCTCTGTCTCCTCTCAACTAGACCTCTGTGTAGCTAGCTCTGTCTCCTTTCAACTAGACCTCTGTGTAGCTAGCTCTGTCTCCTTTCAACTAGACCTCTGTGTAGTTAGCTCTGTCTCCACTCAACTAGACCTCTGTGTAGTTAGCTCTGTCTCCACTCAACTAGACCTCGGTGTAGCTAGCTCTGTCTCCTCTCAACTAGACCTCTGTGTAGCTAGCTCTGTCTCCTTTCAACTAGACCTCTGTGTAGCTAGCTCTGTCTCCTTTCAACTAGATCCCGGTGTAGTTAGCTCTGTCTCCTCTCAACTAGACCCCTGTGTAGttacctctgtctcctctcaactAGACCTCGGTGTAGTTAGCTGTCCTTCAAACACCGGAGTAAAAGCTTTAAATTCTCACGACTCACCTGACTTAAAGGTTACCTGTGCTAATGTTGTGGTGCTTTATTAATTTGTGACATTGATTTCTTTCAGGGACTGTCCTCAAGGACTGTACACACAACCTCACTAGGCAACTCTATTCTGACAAGGTGAGTCTGAGATTTAACTGTTATATGCTGTAGATCTGATTttaatgtgtttgtgtgcattttAATTTACACGTGTGATTTTAATTGACGTGTATTTCCCTGTAGGCACAAATCAAGGTTGCTTTACCCCACACCGAAGCCTTGTTACTGCAAAAGGATACACAGCGATGCTAAGTTGAAGGACCCCTTCACTCTAGCCCAAAAAGACTTGAATAATTTGTACGATGATATCAAGAAGGTAAGTAATTTGAGATTGTTTTTCAGATGAAAAGTGCGCTATAAATGAAATGTATTATTGTGGCATGGCTACAGTGGCGTTCTTATATAGCTCATCAGACTCGAGCGATTAGTGATTTCATAACCTAATTGTAATATAGATGTATTTTCTGGGCTTCACAGGAACTTTTTGTGTCCAAATCAGAGTTGAAGTCCTTATGTGACTACTATTTTGACGGGAAGGGCAAGGCTTTCCGACCCATGATAGTGGTGCTAATGGCCCGGGCCTGCAATAGTCACAGCAACCGAGACGGGTAAGACATTATCCTGGGCGCAGCCTAGTCAACTAGGTAGGTAGTATGCATTACcaggtattttatttatttatttatttaaccttttatttaactaggcaagtcagttaagaacaaattcttatttacaatgacaacccactgttccccggtagaccAGCTGCCTTGTTcacgggcagaacgacagatttgtatcttgtcagctcgggggattcgtttcagcaacctttcggttaccgcctctacactctaaccactaggctacctaccgcctctacactctaaccactaggatacctaccgcctctacactctaaccactaggatacctaccgcctctacactctaaccactaggctacctgccgacatACATACTTGATACCATGTAGCCTGATCCGTCATCCCGAAGGCTCTCGTTTAGTTTCACTAGCAGAAGAGAATGGAAGCTTGCGAGATCAGGCTGATCGCACGAGGCTACTAATGGGTTACAAGGAGACAGACCTGGGTGAGAAACTATGCTAAGGAAACGTACAGTATCTTGTGCACACACACCAGGAACAACTTGTCACACGTCTGGGGAGAATACACAGATTAGAAAGGGAAGATAAGCTgttggattttttgttgttgttgactttGTTACAGGAGATGGCTGTGTTAGTCTTAATTAATCATGCATATACTATATCATTGCAGTAAACATTTCATAAACAAATTAATTCGGGCTGCCCATATTAGTGATGTGAGAAAGGTATAActatctaccccctcctcctctctctgtttctctctctctctaccccctccccctcgctctgtttctctctctctctaccccctcctcctctctctgtttctctctctctctctctaccccctccccctctctctgcttctctctctctagagaTCTGCTCCCAGGTCAGCGATCCATAGCTATGATCTCTGAGATGATCCACACTGCCAGCCTGGTCCACGATGACGTCATCGACGGCTCGGACAAGCGGAGGGGGAAGACCACTATCAACGAAGTGTGGGGCGAGAGAAAGGTTAGCCCGAGTCCTCCAGCACGGGGTTTGTCTGTTAGCAGTAGCCAGTCATgttgtcatacacacacactacactaagatACTCAACTGCAACATATGCAATAATGCTATTGAGAGAGGAAAAAAAGGTCATATGAAATGGCCCCAAGTTCTCTTGAAGGTGCAATACTATCACTTTTCTGGAATGCATCTTATGACAAACTAATACACCCTTTTAGTAGGTGTAAGATCATGTGACTGTATGTGTTCTCGTATTCCCAGGCCATTTTAGCTGGAGACTTCATCCTCTCGGCAGCCTCCATGGCTCTGGCCCGTATCGGCAACAACACAGTGGTGTCAGTCCTGTCTCAGGTCATGGAGGATCTGGTGCGAGGTAAGGACACATGAGACGGTCTCGTGATAAGGTAGCCCTGCTCGCGACTTCAAAATCAGTgtcagtgtaaccgatgtgaaatggctagctagttagcggtggtgcgcgctaatagcgtttcaatcggtgacgttaatcgctctgagaccttgaagtagttggtcccctttgctctgcaagggccgcggcttttgtggagcgataggtaacgatgcttcgtgggtgactgttgttgatgtgtgcagagggtccctggttcgcgcccggggcgaggggacggactaaagttatactgttacatcaaCCAAAGAGGTAATGACCTCTTGTAATGGTTAGGACTCTAGTTTCTCCCATGGGAGACCTTGGTTCAGATCCTGCCTGTCTGACACATTGCACAATATATGCAGTCCATTTCAGTTTCAAACAGTTGATTTTTTTATCTGTCTGTTAGTTACTGTATACctttttaaacagaaatacacTAGGTTATCAGTTTGGTAATCACCATTACCTGCTCCTTTACTATCGAGAGGTTGCAACGCTTCTGATTCGGGGAAATGAGTAATGAATGTTATTTTGGTTTTAAGATTACCAAAGTGTATAggaaacactctctctctgtctgtgtctctctgtctctctctctctctgtgtctctctggctatgtctctctctggctgtgtctctctctggctgtgtctctctctggctgtgtctctctctggctgtgtctctgtctggctgtgtctctgtctggctgtgtctctgtctggctgtgtctctgtctggctgtgtctctgtctggctgtgtctctgtctggctgt
This region of Salvelinus alpinus chromosome 8, SLU_Salpinus.1, whole genome shotgun sequence genomic DNA includes:
- the LOC139583275 gene encoding all trans-polyprenyl-diphosphate synthase PDSS1-like isoform X2, encoding MAIPWRHCWRWTTGATSTSLLETICCFNGSYATSLLRGTGTVAGSGNEGLSSRTVHTTSLGNSILTRHKSRLLYPTPKPCYCKRIHSDAKLKDPFTLAQKDLNNLYDDIKKELFVSKSELKSLCDYYFDGKGKAFRPMIVVLMARACNSHSNRDGDLLPGQRSIAMISEMIHTASLVHDDVIDGSDKRRGKTTINEVWGERKAILAGDFILSAASMALARIGNNTVVSVLSQVMEDLVRGEFMQLSSKENEKERFKHYLDKTFKKTASLIANSCKAVSILVNSDPEVHEIAFQYGRNVGIAFQLVDDVLDYTACASQLGKPSATDLKLGLATGPVLFACQQNSLNSSGCGLYKVSKAFHRDVGPC
- the LOC139583275 gene encoding all trans-polyprenyl-diphosphate synthase PDSS1-like isoform X1, whose product is MAIPWRHCWRWTTGATSTSLLETICCFNGSYATSLLRGTGTVAGSGNEGLSSRTVHTTSLGNSILTRHKSRLLYPTPKPCYCKRIHSDAKLKDPFTLAQKDLNNLYDDIKKELFVSKSELKSLCDYYFDGKGKAFRPMIVVLMARACNSHSNRDGDLLPGQRSIAMISEMIHTASLVHDDVIDGSDKRRGKTTINEVWGERKAILAGDFILSAASMALARIGNNTVVSVLSQVMEDLVRGEFMQLSSKENEKERFKHYLDKTFKKTASLIANSCKAVSILVNSDPEVHEIAFQYGRNVGIAFQLVDDVLDYTACASQLGKPSATDLKLGLATGPVLFACQQFPELHGMIMRRFSSSGDVARAWQYVQESEGVDQTNYLAQHYCQEAIRQISLLRPSLERDALIRLTQMVLTRDK